The Pyrus communis chromosome 8, drPyrComm1.1, whole genome shotgun sequence region TAGAGAATGTTAGTTACCTTCCCCATTTACCTTTTCTTATCTATCTTTCTCATTTCTCACTTGACACATGAATTCCACTAACGCATTCAACTACATAGGTAATGCTTTAAaatcataagttgtgaatttgCACCTTTAtccttagaccaactccaagGGCGAGACACATACCCAGATATTTGGGTTTATACCCAGAAAATGCAATCTAATGAAGAGACATAAACCCAAAAAGTTTGGCTTGGACGCAAACTAAACCCAAAGTCGAGTTTCTATGTGGCTGACCCAAATTTTTTGGGGCCCACCTGTTTTTAAAGTGCAACGCCGATGATGTTTAACGTGGCCGACAGCTGGGCACCAACGGGTAGGGGTATCCAGCAGCAAGACGTTAACATTTTAGGGGCCTAAATGACCATTAgttcatgtttttttatttttttcaaatccaacagtaaaAATCAACGACTGAAATTTAAATCCaatagtaaaaataataacatgcattTTTTAAAAACATATCCAATAAATTAGTTGAGTAGTTGGTTGAtgttatttgtttagttttgaaaCTTTCCCTTATCATACACTAAAAATTTATCGACACCTTCGACGCCGACTCAAAGaaaaaccaccaccatcactttgaCTAAGAACAAACGGAAAAATAGGAAGAAGCAAATCGGTTCGATAGGCTTATCATTGGGTCTGCTGGCGCCGTACAGAAAGATCCGGAGGGGATTTGGACCCAAGCCACCACtataaaatttgaacaaaatctccaaaactcaattaaaataaattaaaactcgGAATTGCATTAGATATGAGttaagtttatttaattaatattttaacgtCAAGAAAGTTGAGAAAAGGTACAAAAACCCTAGACGATCCATGAGTTAACACTAAAAAAACCCTACAATTACATCCCAATAACAAAACCTTAATTAACTCACTTAAAATTCCCAATCACAACAGGCTTGCCCTATCCAGAGAAAAAATCATAGAAAGGCTGCTGGTCACCAACAATCTGATCAGCACTAGAGCCAATTAGAGCAGCAGAGGAACAGTCAGCATCGTTAACAGTAGAAGGGTAGTTTTGATCTTCTCTTCCTTGCTGCAAAATGCCAGTGGGTTGCAAGGGAAAAAGCGGCAGTGTTTGTTGGTCGCATTTGCTGATAAGTTTGCTCGTGGCATCGTTGACCATATCGCTGCCTCCACTAGTATTATATCCATTGTGTGGATGCATGGGTTCATAACCAGCGCCACCAGTAGTGCAGGTGCTTCTTCGCTTTTCCAATTTCTCGGCCCTTGGTCTCCTCTTGACTACATTAGGAACACCAGGGAGAGGCACCTTATTGGGATATGGAGACTGCGGATAGAACCCTAGCTCACTATGAACTGGTACGTAGTATGGGCTGCACATTACTGAAATGAAAACACCAAGTTATTAATTTGGTCAAATAATCAAACTATTGCATACAAAATGAGAAAccaaagattgaaactttaagAGCTATGATGGGAATCAACAACTTAAAGTGGATTAACCCAAAAGGTTATTCTATCATAAAatagtaatgctagggagacaaaCTATTTAGActgaattttgtaaattatataacgtggttgttgataattggattattacttaaatattgattaacttGCTTATTTGTTTATGATGACACATCAtatagtttgcaaatttggtcaaAAAATGGGTCTTTCTAGCATTGCTCATCAGACAAAGTAACAGTTTGTACAAAATGTCATATATTATTCGTGATGACTATATAAAGCAagcaaaagttaaaaacaccAACTGTGATCAGCATAAGGAGAAAATAAAACACAGCTTAAATAACtaaatttggaaagaaaaataaaaagaaatttggaaACAGCCATATATAGCACTACAACCACTGCGATAGAGTTTAAGAACATTTAACCAAACACCCAGGTCGCGTGCATAAAGAAAATGTATACTCTCTCACATTCAATACTCACATGTCAGTCATGTTCGATCTCCCTAAACTATAAGATGAAATATATATTCAACACTTTCATATTCATTCTCTCACGTGGTATTCACGTGACAAATTTTGAAGTATGAGGTCATGTGAAACCAGATCAATACGTTCATAGTATTCAatgtgtttatatattttgtatacggaattgttattggcactttaaaaatctcattttcacTTATAAAGAGTGTAGAATGTGATTTGTGGAGTACTAATAACATTTCCTTTTGTATAAGCTATATATAATGAACCCATTGTGTGTAAGAGTTTCATCTAAAAAATTCAGAACAATATGCTCATAACAGTCCATCTAAAAATTCCAGAACAATATATTCATAAATCTAATGAATcttgaaatataaaatataaaataaaattaccatTTGGGCAAGGAGGATTCAAAtcataaggaggaagaaaaattgGCTGAGTTGTCCTTCTATGTAACAAGCGATTATAAGCTATGCTCTCTTGCTTCTGCTTCTGCCTTTGCCTTGCCTTGTGATTCTGAAACCAGTAAAAAACATTCTTCCCCTCGATGTGACCAAAAGCCTTCAGCCTACTCGTTATCTGCTGTATTTGCTCAGCACTTGGCGTCCTCACTCCTTGCTTGTAAAAATTCTCAAGCATATCAATCTGCTCCTTTGTTGGGTTCCATCGGGATGTACTCCCGCTGTCCCCGGCACGCCCAGAACCCGCCTGCACATGCCGCTGGTCCAGTAGGACTGCACTGTGATGGTGATCACCCTCCatttttttgtctttgtttttccagggtttaggggtttatgaagagagagagagagagagagagagagagagagagagaaagaagagatggAGTTGGAGAGACGACAATAGGGTTATTACCTTTTGCATGGGATTATTTTTTATAGAGGGCCTCAGATAGTCAAACATAAACGAcaaagggggagagagagagagagagagagagagagagagagagagagagagagagagattgacaTGCGTATTGTTTTTGGTGCTGAATATCTCTGAAAACATAGCGGGTAGCGGCTGATTTGAGAGAGTAATTAAGTAAATGAGGGGATTGGCGTTTTCCTTTGTGTTTGCTCGAAAACACAGTGGGAGTGGCGAAATGACAATTTGGCCCGTGCACTCTTTTTTGCTAGGTTCTAGGAAATTAGTTGGCATTTTGTTGTTCCTTAATGTTGCTATCTCGGGAATGAAAGGAGGACAACTAGGGTAGGAAAACGAAGGGAAGGATGGGTATAAATGTCATTGGGTTAGAAAAAAGACAGCCGGTTGGGCTGTAAGGTGTAGGCAAGGGCTAGGCTTTGGGAATTGAAGTGGGAACAGATAggtgcagagagagagagatgaagttGAAtcgtttagggttttggggttgAGGGCAGTGGTGACTGTGTATTTTGGTGTGTGGTGGGAGTTGGGAGTGGTGTTTTATGATTCAGGTTTGGTGTGGTTTCGTAGTGCCCAATAGACCATTTCCACTGGTTAATCAGGTTTACTGATTTGCATGAATGACTATATTTTGCCGAAAACCCGTTTTGGTTTCAGTATTACTACTCTGTAAGAGAATATGTGGTAAGTACCAATAATTAACATATCAATTTATGAAAAGTTATGCATCCCTATAAGTATCTTGTTATTTTTCAATATGTATgaaagaaaattttggaaaGCAAGGCAGTAATGTGGTGGTCAGTTACAATCGAGTAAATTGAATTTTACATTAGTTAGTAATTGATTAcgaattatttcaaattttaattattagaaATTGCTCACCTGAGGACTAATGGTCATAATCAATTAACTTTTCAGTATAATTTCTTAAAAGTTACTGGTCTTCAGGTGAGCAATTACTAATACAAATATTCCCACAACATAGTCACGCACCATCTTGATTTAATTTTGCGATGAGACTCATGTTGTGAATCACTAATGTATATGTAGATAGACAACTAAATCATGATcataattagtataatattagCCCACattttaatcaattaatttcgTTCAGTATTAATTGATTTTAATAGTTTAATTGTTGGATGAGGCCGGCAAGCTTTCACTATCACGTTTTTTTATCAAATGCTACATTATTATGATCGCACTAAGAACTGAAAAGTTTCAAAGACGgctttttttctcttccaatCTTTTCAAGATGATTTTCTAACCCTTCATGACTCATAATCATTactattatatttatttaagaaTGTACGCTAGTCAATGTGAATACTCTCTTTAATCTTTGTACCAAACCCACTAACCTTCTCTTAATGACATAATCTTTTTTTCTTGGCAATAAGCACTATCTGTTAATCACTACTAAACAAATTATGAGAGAAACACCATGTTCATGCGCCATAAATCCATGCAAATTGTAGGCGCACAAACAAAGTCAGAGACTCACAAACATAATACCAATTAACAAAAGGCCAATCGATGGGAAGGAAGAGGGGCGATCGAGGATAATATAGGTAGGTGTGGTGCATGCTAACCCTAGATAATGCATGCGTGATAAAAGGGTTTTGTGCTGACTATCATGCAATACATTTCAGacaatttattgttttaaattaattaataatttgtaTTAGTTATTTGTAAACGTTAAACGTTGCGTGTAATATACATCACCTTCCACAGTCCAACCTATCCAGCATTCTGCATATTGCTTCGTATATTTGCACCAGCATCGAATACGATGCAGCTTTTTCTAGCAGACTTGAGAGATTTTTAGTGTACGAAAACAGTGTTTTTTTAAGTGTAATAATAAAAGTGATTGGGTACttgaaaaaacattttcaccatatATATGATGATATTTGGTGCATTGGGTCGTATTCCcagtaaactaaaatttttttgCACGGACTCTTTTGTTATCTTTCTTCTCTAGGGTTTTAGGTTTAGCTTTAGGCCAGGATACTTTCCCATTACATCTCTCAGTCTGCATGCGACAATGGTCCCTTTAACCTTGTCTATTTGGCCTGGTTTCTTTTAGCAAATTTTGGCGTAACATTCAACAAATTTTGATCCGATTCTCCTGCACTGAATGGGTCTAATCTCGAGAAGATAATGGGAAGAAATAGGTAAATGATAGTGAAAACCTAAGGGCCCGTTCGTTTGGCATCCCCTTTAAAAATTGCACTTCAAAACTTAACTCTTCTTGAAAACAAGGAGTTTTGAATTACAATTATATATAACATCCAAAAACTTATTTGGCATAAAGAATTTAAAAACTTTTTTCCACCTATTTTTTAGGgaaattatattcacacaccccaaattATTTCTTCCACatccttttaaaattttaatatttttctatcaagtgttagtggtgtgtagaaaatattaaaaaaattaaaaaggtgtgggagaagtaatttagaatgtgtgaatataatctctcatTTTTTATCTTAGAAAATTCACTTAAGAGACTGAAAATATGTTACGATTGAGGACCCTAAAGGGTAAGCCTATCAACGACCAGGACGACGACAACAACATGAACCCGGTTAAGCTCCAAATCCGACCCAACACCCGATCCCCTCCAAGCACAACACCATATCGAGTCTCTCACCGCATCAATACCAGATTTTCGTTTCTAGTTCGATCACACCTTCTTTGACAGTGCAAAGTTTGAATCGGCGACGGCGTCAACGAGGTTATCTCAGCATATGCGGCAGAACTGGAATAAGAAACCAATTGTTTGGAACTAATGGTCAAGTGCGTACATATTTACATGAGAAACCAATTGCTTCGAACTAATGATCATCACATTTAACCATAATAAAAACTTACATAGAACAGTTTTGTGGATACTTTATGTCTAGCTCTCATCATGTATGTGACTAAGAAACAGATGTATACCGTTCCTTAACAGTTTTTGTTCTAACAGGTTTAGCCACATTTTTCAAGCAAACGTTTTATACCTTATCAAATGGATGGCAATTAACATTAAATCTTCATTTAAGCGACTCAAGTGATGGCAGAAACATTTGATGACATTCCTTTGCCAGGTCCCTCATATGTTGAGCCTGGACATTGAGGGAACAGTCCACGTCGTATAGGTATAGGTCTACATATTAATCCCACTCAACTCTATTAATTTCGATTTGCAAAATGGATAGGGATCCCAGTTTGTTGAAATAGCCCCAATATATAAGGACTCTGACATCTTCTACTACGTtcaaaccctaaaattttatgaaaatggtCTTGTTCACACTCTTCACTTAGATTTTGCCCTATGTCGGCAAAGTGTAAATAACGTTCGCCACAATAAGCAATATTATTAATTTGTACGCATTCAACTGCAGATCAAGTGCAAAATGTTTTTAGGATAAGAGAGGTTTATCTCTAGAACACAGGACAATAcgtcatatgttattatataactGGAGTAAAGTTTCTTTTTTCCAAGTATCTCTCTACTCGATAGCGACATATGTATCCGTGTTTCAtacacactaaaaaaatctctcctaaaATAATGCTTGTTTCTCTCACTTTGAAAATACGAAGCAACAAGCTAGCTTCCGAGTCCTTGTAACTTGTCAGTCTTGTAGCAAAATTACCAAATAGACATTGGGCAATTGTTGGATCCATGTATCTGTGAGTAAGACCGCATTATATTTTGTTAGATACAATCGCGTTATTCACGTACGTCCCAAAAAAATGTTACTTCTTGCCAAATACAACTTCATATTAGAATTTGTATATTCCTATTTAAGAACATACATTGAGGGGCCCTATAGAATATCTCTATTTTTAAGCAATTTGTTcactttttgaaatttgatattcTAAGAATCCTTATCTGTTGAGGTATTGTATGTTCCAAATTTTGTAACTTGGCCATGTATTACTAATGAGTTTGATTGCTTTGTATGTTAAAAAATCGGCTTTTTAGTCACAATGGtatctgagatttgcataactcttcactttggtccctgagatttgaaatttataGAACTGGTCCACGAGTttgtctaccatcaatcattttggtcttttCGTGAAAATTTCggttaaataaggaccaaaacGATTGTTGGTAGACAAACTTATGGACCACTtttatcaatttcaaatcttaagAATCAAAAggaggagttatgtcaatcatatataccattttaactaaaaaatctAAAAACCATATAATGAAATCTTCAATAGTTAAAAAACACTCTAACAATCAATCATACGAAATTTGAACATAGACCTCTtacttaaataaaaataatatctaCTAGTGTATGTAAAATTCATCCGTATTATCAATAAACACGTCCAAATATCGTTGTCGGCAAAAATTGTCTAGGTGGCCAACGTGGATCATTCAGAATTGGATCGGATGTAGGCAACTTGATTTGATGATGGGGCAAATCACAAAGGGTTTCGATTTGACCTCTCATTAATTAATCATCAATGACCCAAATAAATGGGCCCGCGTAGGtccattttaatttgattaccAAAGGGTATCCGCCAGCCCAAGCTTTGCTTGACCTGCCATGCAGTTGTTTTGAACCTCTCCACGTAAATTAGAGGAGTTTATGTCATGCCAATACAAATATACAAAAACCTACACCCTGCCTTCgttatttatttcaaaaaatttgcaTGATAACTATTTTAACGTGTTAGTAATTCCGTAGAGAAAAATATAATCACATACTTTTAATCGAATCCATGACAGAGAAGAGACGAAGATTTATAAATACTTTAACACAGTTTGATATGCTTTTATTAGAATGTTGATCTAAAATGGTTTAAGATTCATAAGCGTTTTGTTGAAAATGTTTTACTATGTAAAAGTGGCCACTTGAAAAgtatttataattaacattaTTGAAGAAAGTGGTGGATGACCCTAATAATTTATGGTATTCCCCCTTAACCTACTGCGTATCGGGTTTAAACTCTTCCCCTGTCTTTAGTGTAACTTGGTATAGAATATCGAttttctcaaataaaaaaaaacgttGTTAAAAGCAATGCCTATTATTCAAACGAAAATCCCCATTTGATGTCAAATTGTTGAACAAGAAAACGAATTTTCATGGTTTTCTTTAACTTGTGTAAGaaccaaaaaagaaacaacaaaaagaagaaagcaaCCCCCTTTTGCTTTCGCCTCATTTTCGGCAGAAAGTAAGCATATTACATCTGTTGCCCTAAGAAAGCTCTGCAGAAGGTTGAATTTCACCGGGAAAGACCAGATAGATGGTCATGGGTGACCAGCGTGTTGTTTGGCACTGTCCCTCTAATCACGCTATGTTACGTGGAGGGCGGCTTCGTTGATGCACTCCCACTAGTCATTATttaatctgatttttttttttttaagattaaaGAATAACAAAATATACGCAGGTAATTTCCATTTTATTATCCTTAAATTTTGCCCTAAACCTTTGTTATgatttttttaaagatttttcGAAGCTAATTGAATCAATTTTGAGAAGTGAGGTTTGGATTTTGAGGatgaatttaaatattaaagtgagataaacacaaataaatgtaataaaattttgtaaaaacttAAACACAGTAAAGTGAAAATTATCCATAAATATAATACAATCTATATCTGATCACATCAACTAAATAAAATTtggggaactttaacgaaaagctctccgatactgttcactttaacaaaaaaatcatattttaaaaagtcaatcatggtactattcactttaccattta contains the following coding sequences:
- the LOC137743109 gene encoding WUSCHEL-related homeobox 2, with the translated sequence MEGDHHHSAVLLDQRHVQAGSGRAGDSGSTSRWNPTKEQIDMLENFYKQGVRTPSAEQIQQITSRLKAFGHIEGKNVFYWFQNHKARQRQKQKQESIAYNRLLHRRTTQPIFLPPYDLNPPCPNVMCSPYYVPVHSELGFYPQSPYPNKVPLPGVPNVVKRRPRAEKLEKRRSTCTTGGAGYEPMHPHNGYNTSGGSDMVNDATSKLISKCDQQTLPLFPLQPTGILQQGREDQNYPSTVNDADCSSAALIGSSADQIVGDQQPFYDFFSG